A single Paenibacillus sp. FSL R5-0517 DNA region contains:
- a CDS encoding ATP-dependent Clp protease ATP-binding subunit, translating into MMFGRFTERAQKVLALAQEEAVRLGHNNIGTEHILLGLIREGEGIAAKALIGLGLGLEKIQDEVETLIGRGQEQPTNIAYTPRAKKVIELSMDEARKLGHTYVGTEHILLGLIREGEGVAARVLNNLGISLNKARQQVLQLLGSSEAVSSHNGTPANVSTPTLDSLARDLTAYARENNLDPVIGRSKEIERVIQVLSRRTKNNPVLIGEPGVGKTAIAEGLAQKIIANEIPETLRDKRVMTLDMGSVVAGTKYRGEFEDRLKKIMDEIRQAGNIVLFIDELHTLIGAGGAEGAIDASNILKPALARGELQCIGATTLDEYRKYIEKDAALERRFQPITVDQPSPEEAIQILHGLRDRYEAHHRVKITDEAIVQAVKLSDRYITDRFLPDKAIDLIDEAGSKVRLNSYTIPPNLKQLESRLEDIRKEKDAAVQSQEFEKAAALRDTEQKIREELDVTKNQWKEKQGRTDSEVTPEDIAQVVANWTGIPVNKLKEEETQRLMNLESILHERVIGQDEAVKSVSRAVRRARAGLKDPKRPMGSFIFLGPTGVGKTELARALAEAMFGDENAVIRIDMSEYGEKHSTSRLVGAPPGYVGYEEGGQLTEKVRRKPYSVVLLDEIEKAHPEVFNILLQVLEDGRLTDSKGRVVDFRNTLIILTSNVGAEAIKRNSTLGFTAVVDAGADYDNMKGKVMDELKKSFRPEFLNRIDEIIVFHSLEQKHIAEIVTLMSEELRKRLREYEVDFELTDNAKEFLAKAGFDPAYGARPLRRAIQKHIEDKLSEELLTGNVTKGDSLLIDEENGALSVTKKDVIVPSNEEIETK; encoded by the coding sequence ATGATGTTTGGAAGATTTACGGAACGGGCCCAAAAGGTGCTCGCACTCGCGCAGGAAGAAGCTGTCCGTCTCGGTCATAATAACATCGGTACTGAGCATATTTTGCTCGGCCTCATTCGTGAAGGCGAAGGCATCGCAGCCAAAGCACTGATCGGCCTGGGACTCGGATTGGAAAAAATTCAGGATGAAGTAGAAACGCTGATTGGCCGTGGCCAAGAGCAGCCTACCAACATTGCATATACGCCACGTGCGAAAAAAGTAATTGAGTTGTCTATGGATGAAGCTCGTAAATTGGGCCATACCTATGTAGGCACAGAGCATATCCTGCTCGGATTGATTCGTGAAGGCGAGGGTGTTGCAGCACGTGTGCTCAATAACCTGGGTATCAGCCTGAACAAAGCACGTCAACAAGTGTTACAGTTGCTTGGCAGCAGTGAAGCTGTATCCAGCCATAATGGAACACCTGCCAATGTCAGCACACCAACGCTGGACAGTCTGGCACGTGACCTCACGGCATACGCCAGAGAGAATAACCTTGACCCGGTTATTGGACGTAGCAAAGAAATTGAACGTGTCATCCAGGTACTCAGCCGTCGTACGAAGAACAACCCGGTATTGATCGGTGAGCCAGGTGTAGGTAAAACAGCGATTGCTGAAGGCCTTGCACAAAAAATCATTGCCAATGAGATTCCCGAAACATTGCGCGACAAACGTGTAATGACCCTGGATATGGGTTCAGTAGTTGCTGGAACCAAATATCGTGGTGAGTTCGAAGATCGTCTGAAAAAAATCATGGATGAGATTCGCCAAGCAGGTAACATTGTCCTGTTTATCGACGAATTGCATACCTTGATTGGCGCAGGCGGAGCTGAAGGTGCCATCGATGCTTCTAATATTTTGAAACCGGCTCTGGCCCGTGGAGAATTGCAATGTATCGGTGCAACAACACTGGATGAATATCGCAAATACATCGAGAAGGATGCAGCGCTTGAGCGTCGTTTCCAACCGATTACTGTAGATCAGCCTTCTCCGGAAGAAGCGATTCAGATCTTGCACGGCTTGCGTGACCGTTATGAGGCGCATCACCGCGTGAAAATTACGGACGAAGCGATTGTGCAGGCGGTTAAGCTGTCTGACCGTTACATCACAGACCGTTTCCTGCCAGACAAAGCGATTGACCTGATTGACGAGGCGGGTTCCAAAGTAAGATTGAACTCTTACACGATCCCACCAAACCTGAAACAGCTGGAGAGCCGTCTGGAAGATATCCGCAAGGAAAAAGACGCTGCAGTTCAAAGCCAGGAGTTCGAAAAAGCAGCCGCTCTGCGTGATACGGAACAAAAAATCCGTGAAGAGCTGGATGTAACGAAGAACCAATGGAAAGAAAAACAAGGTCGCACGGATTCCGAAGTAACACCTGAGGATATCGCACAAGTGGTAGCCAACTGGACAGGAATTCCGGTGAACAAGCTGAAAGAAGAAGAGACACAGCGCCTGATGAATCTGGAATCCATTCTGCATGAACGTGTCATCGGCCAGGATGAGGCTGTGAAGTCGGTCAGTCGTGCGGTTCGTCGTGCGCGTGCAGGACTTAAAGATCCAAAACGTCCGATGGGTTCATTTATCTTCCTCGGTCCTACAGGGGTAGGTAAAACAGAACTTGCTCGTGCTCTGGCTGAAGCGATGTTTGGTGATGAAAATGCAGTAATCCGTATTGATATGTCCGAGTATGGTGAGAAGCATTCGACTTCCCGACTCGTCGGTGCGCCTCCAGGATATGTTGGATATGAAGAAGGTGGCCAGCTGACAGAGAAAGTTCGTCGCAAACCATATTCCGTTGTCCTGCTCGATGAAATCGAGAAAGCACATCCGGAAGTATTCAATATCTTGCTGCAAGTGCTTGAGGATGGTCGTCTGACCGATTCCAAAGGTCGCGTTGTTGACTTCCGGAATACGCTAATTATCCTGACATCCAACGTGGGTGCTGAAGCGATCAAACGTAACTCGACACTTGGTTTCACAGCAGTTGTGGATGCAGGTGCGGATTATGATAACATGAAGGGTAAAGTCATGGATGAGCTGAAGAAATCCTTCCGTCCAGAGTTCCTTAACCGGATTGATGAAATTATCGTATTCCACTCTCTGGAACAGAAACACATTGCAGAGATTGTTACGCTCATGAGTGAGGAGCTTCGCAAACGGCTGCGTGAATATGAGGTTGACTTCGAACTTACCGACAATGCCAAGGAATTCCTTGCCAAAGCAGGCTTCGATCCAGCCTACGGTGCGCGTCCGCTTCGTCGGGCAATCCAGAAGCATATCGAGGACAAATTGTCTGAAGAGTTGCTTACAGGCAACGTAACCAAAGGGGATTCACTACTCATTGACGAAGAGAACGGTGCACTGTCAGTAACGAAAAAAGACGTGATTGTTCCTTCTAACGAGGAAATCGAAACCAAATAA
- a CDS encoding protein arginine kinase: MPNLRFTEKALSDWMRSDAADSEIVISSRVRIARNLQHVPFPMLASNEQSEEVLNKLSEVLQYDDVHAFGDFHTLDLIDIDELDKRVLVEKHLISPSLANESRHGAVILSEDESVSIMINEEDHLRIQCLYPGFQVKEAWEKASAIDDAFEAHVDYAFDDRRGYLTSCPTNVGTGVRASVMMHLPALVMTQQIGRILTAVSQVGLTVRGIYGEGSEAMGNLFQISNQITLGQTEQEVIENLHGVVLQMIGHERTARERLITDSRLRITDRVMRSYGILSHAAIVDSKEAAQRLSDVRLGVDLGLLDGLSITVMNELNVMTQPGFLQKTFGEDMRTDERDIYRAQLIRDTINAAKQS, translated from the coding sequence ATGCCTAATCTGCGCTTTACAGAGAAGGCGCTCAGCGACTGGATGCGCAGTGATGCGGCTGATTCCGAAATTGTGATAAGCAGCCGTGTCCGGATTGCGCGCAACCTTCAGCATGTTCCGTTTCCGATGCTGGCTTCCAATGAGCAATCGGAAGAGGTACTGAATAAGCTGAGCGAAGTACTTCAATACGACGATGTTCATGCCTTTGGGGATTTTCATACTTTGGATCTAATCGATATTGACGAACTCGACAAACGGGTGCTGGTGGAGAAACATCTCATCAGTCCAAGTCTTGCGAATGAATCCAGACATGGTGCGGTTATTCTCAGTGAGGATGAGTCTGTCAGTATTATGATTAATGAAGAGGATCATCTTCGTATCCAGTGCCTCTATCCGGGGTTCCAGGTGAAAGAAGCCTGGGAGAAAGCTTCCGCAATAGATGATGCTTTTGAAGCGCACGTGGATTATGCTTTTGATGATCGCAGAGGATACTTAACCAGTTGTCCTACGAATGTAGGTACAGGTGTCAGAGCATCTGTCATGATGCACCTGCCTGCCCTGGTGATGACGCAGCAGATTGGCCGTATTTTAACCGCAGTTTCCCAAGTGGGATTGACTGTAAGAGGCATATACGGTGAAGGCAGCGAAGCTATGGGTAACCTGTTCCAGATCTCGAATCAGATTACACTGGGACAGACCGAACAGGAAGTCATCGAGAACCTGCATGGTGTTGTGTTACAGATGATTGGTCATGAACGTACAGCCAGAGAACGGTTAATTACCGACTCCAGACTTCGAATTACGGATCGTGTCATGCGTTCTTACGGCATATTGTCTCATGCAGCTATTGTTGATTCCAAGGAAGCAGCACAGCGCTTATCGGATGTACGCCTTGGCGTGGATCTCGGCTTGTTGGATGGACTGTCGATCACGGTCATGAATGAGTTGAATGTGATGACACAGCCGGGATTTTTGCAGAAAACATTCGGGGAAGATATGCGCACAGATGAGCGTGACATCTATCGAGCTCAGTTGATTCGTGATACGATCAATGCAGCGAAGCAGTCCTAG
- a CDS encoding UvrB/UvrC motif-containing protein, producing the protein MLCQECNKRPATLHFTKIVNGEKTEFHICESCAREKGEMIPGTAGGFSIHNLLSGLLDFDPAGKSGSAGTPPAKALQCEECGMTYAQFSKIGRFGCSSCYKYFDSRLDPLFKRVHGSTSHVGKVPARAGGRIKVKRQIADLKRELQESIAQEEFEEAAQIRDQIRELEKGIAQE; encoded by the coding sequence ATGCTGTGCCAAGAATGCAATAAACGTCCGGCGACACTGCATTTTACGAAGATCGTAAATGGAGAGAAGACGGAATTCCATATTTGTGAGTCATGTGCCCGTGAAAAAGGGGAAATGATTCCTGGAACAGCAGGTGGATTTTCCATTCACAACTTGTTGTCCGGGTTACTTGATTTTGATCCAGCCGGCAAAAGTGGATCGGCAGGAACACCACCTGCAAAGGCACTTCAGTGTGAAGAGTGCGGTATGACGTACGCACAATTCAGTAAGATAGGCCGATTTGGCTGCAGTTCATGTTATAAATATTTTGACAGCCGTCTGGACCCTTTGTTCAAGCGGGTTCATGGTAGTACGTCCCATGTAGGTAAAGTACCTGCACGAGCTGGTGGTCGCATCAAGGTGAAACGTCAAATTGCTGATCTGAAGCGTGAGCTCCAAGAGAGCATCGCCCAAGAGGAATTTGAGGAGGCGGCTCAGATCCGTGACCAGATTCGAGAACTTGAAAAAGGAATAGCTCAGGAGTAA
- a CDS encoding CtsR family transcriptional regulator codes for MRNISDIIERYLKSILHESPEGMVEIQRNDLADQFSCVPSQINYVISTRFTLEKGYLVESKRGGGGYVRIQRIELPAQSALHNHLHHSIGDEIGQTAAEGLIYQLEEARFLSKREAGLMRAAVSREVILVKLPYRDQIRARMLKAMLISLLGK; via the coding sequence ATGCGTAATATCTCTGATATTATCGAACGATATCTGAAGAGTATTTTGCATGAAAGTCCCGAAGGAATGGTTGAAATTCAGCGTAATGATCTGGCAGATCAATTCTCATGTGTACCTTCCCAGATCAATTATGTCATCAGCACACGTTTTACACTCGAGAAGGGATACCTGGTAGAGAGTAAACGTGGCGGTGGTGGTTATGTTCGCATACAGCGCATTGAATTACCAGCCCAATCAGCTCTGCATAACCATTTGCACCATAGTATTGGTGATGAGATCGGGCAGACAGCTGCCGAAGGTTTGATTTATCAATTGGAAGAAGCACGTTTCTTGAGCAAGCGTGAAGCTGGGTTGATGCGAGCTGCTGTATCTAGAGAGGTTATATTGGTCAAACTTCCTTACCGGGATCAAATTCGTGCCAGAATGTTAAAGGCGATGCTAATATCTTTGCTCGGTAAATGA
- a CDS encoding GNAT family N-acetyltransferase, whose protein sequence is MEIQKLTVDDFEPAMALSEYAFQVVMSEEQKEKRRSQFSSQDIWGVYEDGQLGAKLHIIPFQTYIHGRSFEMGGIAGVATWPEYRRKGWVAGLLKHALEEMNRNKQSISFLHPFSFGFYRKYGWETYVEFKRYKVPTAHLPSKKATPGTIRRGDPGLSVLKQVYSAYAERYNGTLVRDDARWENSVLVNGSSQKAVYYDEANAAQGYLLYEVKENKFTIKEIIYLNEEARQGLWTFIANHDSMIQEVTLQAPASDTLAFQLDNPRIQQEIVPYFMARIVSVEQFISQYPFASQDSPVQIVLQVEDSHAPWNEGVWQLNVAMNGTASIWKTSEPVTDDQTIKVDIQSLTAVLMGYRRPTEMARMGRIHGPNAAIKALEQAIPERETYLLDFF, encoded by the coding sequence ATGGAAATTCAAAAATTGACGGTAGATGATTTTGAACCGGCGATGGCACTCTCCGAATACGCTTTTCAAGTAGTAATGAGTGAAGAACAAAAAGAAAAACGGCGGAGTCAATTTTCGTCACAGGATATATGGGGTGTATATGAGGATGGGCAGTTAGGAGCCAAACTTCACATTATTCCTTTTCAAACCTATATTCATGGTAGATCGTTCGAGATGGGCGGTATTGCGGGTGTAGCCACCTGGCCAGAATATAGACGCAAAGGCTGGGTAGCGGGTCTGCTCAAGCATGCGTTGGAAGAAATGAATCGTAACAAACAAAGTATATCGTTCTTGCATCCATTCTCTTTTGGTTTCTATCGAAAGTATGGATGGGAGACATATGTTGAATTTAAACGGTATAAAGTGCCAACTGCTCATTTGCCTTCGAAAAAAGCGACACCTGGAACAATTCGGCGTGGGGATCCGGGCCTCAGTGTATTAAAGCAAGTATACAGTGCTTATGCTGAACGCTATAACGGAACGCTGGTACGGGACGATGCAAGGTGGGAGAATTCAGTTCTGGTTAATGGAAGCAGCCAAAAGGCTGTATATTACGATGAAGCTAATGCAGCACAAGGTTATCTTTTATATGAGGTTAAGGAAAATAAGTTTACCATTAAAGAGATTATCTATCTAAATGAAGAGGCTAGGCAAGGACTATGGACCTTTATTGCTAACCATGATTCCATGATCCAGGAAGTTACGTTACAGGCACCTGCCAGTGATACGCTTGCTTTCCAGTTGGATAATCCACGGATTCAGCAGGAGATCGTACCTTATTTTATGGCGCGTATCGTTAGTGTGGAACAGTTTATATCTCAATATCCATTTGCAAGTCAGGACTCACCAGTTCAGATTGTTCTACAGGTAGAGGATTCCCACGCTCCGTGGAATGAAGGAGTATGGCAATTGAACGTAGCAATGAATGGAACAGCATCCATATGGAAAACTTCGGAGCCAGTTACTGATGATCAGACTATTAAGGTAGATATTCAATCCCTTACTGCGGTGCTGATGGGATATCGCAGACCAACAGAAATGGCACGAATGGGAAGAATTCACGGACCGAACGCAGCTATCAAGGCTTTAGAACAAGCGATTCCTGAACGAGAAACCTATTTACTCGATTTCTTCTGA